One genomic region from Spirosoma sp. KCTC 42546 encodes:
- a CDS encoding CRISPR-associated DxTHG motif protein produces the protein MDITHSVNFLPGPATQPSHSGNLP, from the coding sequence GTGGACATTACTCACTCCGTAAACTTTTTACCGGGTCCAGCAACGCAGCCTTCACACTCTGGAAACTTACCGTGA